A window of Nocardia arthritidis genomic DNA:
GCAGGCCACGGCCCAGTGCCAGGGCTCCAGATCGCCGTCGACATTCATGGCGAAACCATGACTGGTGACACCGCGGCTCTGCCGCATCCCGATCGATACGATCTTCCGGCCGCTCACCCTGGTCCAGACACCGGTGAGCAGTTCGGAACCGGGCGGCGTATCCCGGCGCTCGGCCGCGACGCCGAGTATGCCGAGCGCATCGATCAGGCGATGCTCGACCTCGCGGATATAGTCCACGACGCCCTCGCCCGGGCCGAGCTGAACAATCAAATAACCGACCAGTTGGCCTGGTCCGTGATAGGTGAGCTGCCCGCCGCGGGTCGTCTCGATCACCGGAATGTCGTGGGCCGGATCCGGCAGATGCGCGGCCGGCGTGCGGCGGCCGACGGTGTACACCTGCGAATGGCTGAGCAGCCACAGCGTATCCGGCAGCGCGCCGCGTTGGCGCTGATCGACCAGCGCGACCATCCGCTCCATCGCCTTCTCGTAATCGACGAGTTCGTCATGGAGCAGGGTCAACGGCCGCGAGCGCATACCTCCGACCTTACGACGACGCCGTCCGAACCACCGGACCGCTCCGTCCGAATCGCCAATAGCGCTGACCCAGTGCGTAATTCGCCGATATGTCCGAAACACCGAAGCGGACGCCGCACGGATGTCCGAATACGGCGAGGTGAACCGCTCATGACGGCCGGGCCGGTGCGATAGTCTCTGATGGCATGGCAGGTAAGCGCACCGTCCTCACGGTCCGGTTGCGCCGGCTGGCGGCGCAGCTGTTCGAGCTGCGCGAACACGCCGGGCTCAGCAAGGAAGAGGTCAGCGGGAAGACCGGGATCAACGTCACCACGCTGTATCGCATCGAAACCGCGCAGGCCAGGCCGCAGCGGCGCACGCTGATGGCGATGCTCGACCTCTACGGCGTCACCGAACAGCAGCGCGGCGACGCGCTACAGCTGCTCACCGACGCGCTCAGGCCCGGTATGTCGCGTCCGTACGAGGGCAGCCTGTCGGAGGTATACGCGGCGTACATCAATTTCGAAGCCGAGGCGCTGTCCGCGCGGCACTTCGAAACCACGTTCATCCCAGGGCTTTTGCAAACCGAGCAATACGCCATGGCGGTAATCGACACGGCCATGCCGAAATTGGAGGCCTCGGTGCTCGAGCAGCGGGCCCGAGCCAGAATGGACCGGGCCGGCGTGCTGACCAAGGAGGACGCGCTCGAACTCTGGGTGGTGATGGACGAGGCGGCCATCAGGCGGGTGGTCGGCGGTCCGACGGTGATGCGCGGCCAGCTGGACCGCCTGCTCCAGGACACCAAGCGCAAGAACGTGATTCTGCAGATCCTGCCGTTCAGCGCGGGCGCGCATCCCGGCATGGCCGGTGCGTTCACCCTGCTCGACTTCCACGATCCGGCCGATCCGGAACTGGTGTACGTCGAGGGCATCGCGGGTGACGAGCTGATCGAGGGCCATCCGGAGATCCGGCGCTTCGGTGTGATGTTCGACCAGTTGCGGGCCATGGCGCTGAGCCCGCGCGATTCGATGGAGTTGATCATCGAGGCCGCGAAGGGGTTGCGTTAAGTGCGGCTGGCCCGCCCGTACCCTACCGCTGCCGGAATCGCGAAAACCACTATGGCGCCGAGGGAATAGGCGATCGTCACGAGCAGCGGCCCGCGTACCGGACCGCCGAGCGAGAGCCCGCGCATCGCGTCGATGGCATAGCTCATCGGCTGATGCGCCACGATCGGCCGCGCCCAGCCCGGATAGGCGGGCAGCGGAACGAATCCGCTGCTGAAGAACATCAGAATCGATGATCCGAGCGAAACCGCCTCCACCAGGGCGGCTTTCGCGCTGAATACGGCGATCGCGGTGACCATGGTCGCGAAGCCGAGTCCGAACAGCAGCGGCACCCCGAACAGCGCGACACCCGCGAGCAGACCCTGCCGGAACCGGAACCCGAGCGCGACGCCGACCACGAAAAGCACCATGGTGCACAAGAGGATCCGCACGCCCTCGGCCACGATCCGCGCCGCCAGGCCCGACGCGCGGTGCACCGGAAGCACCCAGAATCGCGCCAGCAGTCCGGCGTCGCGTTCCCGGCCCAGGGTGATCGC
This region includes:
- a CDS encoding ABC transporter permease; this translates as MTEVAAPAEFGLPVVSGRTETLRLLFPQTMIQTKRLLIRWWRDPLTVIQSLVFPALLLIMLNTVLGRQISAFSGASALYGSVPMVALVGVMSGSLAGAITLGRERDAGLLARFWVLPVHRASGLAARIVAEGVRILLCTMVLFVVGVALGFRFRQGLLAGVALFGVPLLFGLGFATMVTAIAVFSAKAALVEAVSLGSSILMFFSSGFVPLPAYPGWARPIVAHQPMSYAIDAMRGLSLGGPVRGPLLVTIAYSLGAIVVFAIPAAVGYGRASRT
- a CDS encoding helix-turn-helix domain-containing protein codes for the protein MAGKRTVLTVRLRRLAAQLFELREHAGLSKEEVSGKTGINVTTLYRIETAQARPQRRTLMAMLDLYGVTEQQRGDALQLLTDALRPGMSRPYEGSLSEVYAAYINFEAEALSARHFETTFIPGLLQTEQYAMAVIDTAMPKLEASVLEQRARARMDRAGVLTKEDALELWVVMDEAAIRRVVGGPTVMRGQLDRLLQDTKRKNVILQILPFSAGAHPGMAGAFTLLDFHDPADPELVYVEGIAGDELIEGHPEIRRFGVMFDQLRAMALSPRDSMELIIEAAKGLR
- the lipB gene encoding lipoyl(octanoyl) transferase LipB → MRSRPLTLLHDELVDYEKAMERMVALVDQRQRGALPDTLWLLSHSQVYTVGRRTPAAHLPDPAHDIPVIETTRGGQLTYHGPGQLVGYLIVQLGPGEGVVDYIREVEHRLIDALGILGVAAERRDTPPGSELLTGVWTRVSGRKIVSIGMRQSRGVTSHGFAMNVDGDLEPWHWAVACGLPDVDMTSVARELGAANMDEVRRTVAAAFEASE